Proteins from one Ranitomeya variabilis isolate aRanVar5 chromosome 1, aRanVar5.hap1, whole genome shotgun sequence genomic window:
- the LOC143796439 gene encoding uncharacterized protein LOC143796439, producing MRKSGGRGRGRGLPASTDGGGGTASGGSGKSTVAPKAGGVEPASSSGYTRPRRLPYLGVGKQLLKPEQQEKVLSFLADSASSSFASSSQSSKSKSSQSSVDASGPEKDVSLCPSPKPKVKDASGDTTGYSMELFTHTVPGLEREIVHCPLQEESDMECTDAQPQLDYDAVPLTQITTLTSQFPEPESDPDETMVPCPERYSTGLHGDTEEGAHDIVEEEVIDDPVLDPDWQPLGEEGAAGTSSQAEEGYLQQHQSTSQQLSSARPVSGPKRVTKKVLRQRGQPLKVAQRAMPEKEFHSRKSEVWHFFDPDPNDQSKVICKKCSKTFSRGKILQNLNTTCMRRHLTSMHLQAWTNYQTSCTVGAPGQNEGSQQHYIASLTVSPPVRTPPAANVEGSSQGQSRQGIRRLLVGSTVCRPTSPTVSQSAMSTTTTTASSTICRSPVQLTLEETLVRKRKYSSSHPRTQGLNAHIARLISLEMMPYRLVESKAFKDLMAYAVPCYDLHSRHFFARKAIPALHQHVKDRIVHALRQSVSGKVHLTTDAWTSRNGQGRYVSITAHWVNVVDAGSTGDSHSGTVLPSPQSRKQLAF from the exons atgaggaagtctggtggaagaggccgtgggcgtgggttgccagctagtactgatggtggtggtggtactgcatctggtggtagtggcaaaagcacagtagcacctaaggctggaggtgttgagcctgcgtcatcgtctggctacacaaggcctcgaaggctcccttacctgggagtaggaaaacagcttttaaagccggagcagcaggaaaaagttttgtctttccttgctgattcagcctctagctctttcgcctcctcttcccaaagttcaaaatctaagagcagccagtcgtcagtggatgcttccggtccggaaaaagacgtttccttgtgtccttctcccaaaccaaaagtgaaggatgcatcaggcgacactacaggttactccatggagctctttacccataccgtgccagggttagaaagggaaattgtacactgcccattacaagaagaatcggacatggagtgcactgatgcacagccacagctagattatgatgctgttccattgactcagatcactacattgacctcgcagtttcctgagccagaatctgaccctgatgagactatggtgccctgtcccgaacgctatagcaccggcttacacggtgacactgaggaaggtgcacatgacattgtggaggaggaggtgatagatgacccagttcttgacccagattggcagccattgggggaagagggtgccgctggcactagctcacaagcggaggagggttatctgcagcaacaccaatctacatcgcaacagctgtcatcagccaggcccgtatcaggcccaaaacgtgtgacaaaaaaagTTTtaagacagcgtggccaaccgctgaaagttgcacagcgtgcaatgcctgaaaaggaattccatagtaggaagagtgaagtgtggcatttttttgacccagatcccaatgatcagtctaaagtgatctgtaagaaatgctcaaagacctttagcagagggaagattcttcaaaatttaaatacaacgtgcatgcgtagacatttaaccagcatgcacttgcaagcctggactaattaccaaacgtcctgtaccgttggtgcacctggtcagaatgaaggtagtcagcaacattacattgcttccctcactgtaagcccaccggttcggacaccaccagcagcaaatgtggaaggatcgtcgcaaggccaaagcaggcagggaatcagaaggttattggtaggaagcactgtatgtaggccaacatcaccaactgtctctcaatccgccatgtccaccaccaccaccaccgctagttccaccatctgcaggtctcctgtccagctcaccctagaagagactctcgtgaggaaaagaaagtactcatcctctcatccgcgtacacagggtttgaacgcccacattgccagattaatctcgttagagatgatgccctaccggttggtcgaaagcaaagctttcaaagacctgatggcctacgcagtaccatgctatgacctacacagtcgccacttctttgcgagaaaagccatcccagccctccaccagcatgtcaaagaccgcattgtccatgcactgaggcagtctgtcagtggaaaggtgcacctcaccacagatgcatggaccagtaggaatggccagggacgttacgtgtccatcacggcgcactgggttaatgtggtggatgcagggtccacaggggacagccatagtgggacagttctgcctagcccacagtctaggaaacagttggca TTTTaa